The bacterium genome includes a window with the following:
- a CDS encoding KH domain-containing protein — translation MKELIEYIVKGLVDNPDKVDIKEVAGEKSIIYELRVGEGDLGKVIGKEGRTAKAIRTIITAAAMKQGKRAVLEIIE, via the coding sequence ATGAAGGAACTAATTGAATACATCGTTAAGGGCCTGGTCGACAATCCAGATAAAGTGGACATCAAAGAGGTCGCTGGCGAGAAGAGCATCATATATGAGCTGCGAGTCGGTGAAGGCGATCTAGGCAAGGTCATTGGCAAAGAAGGCAGAACTGCGAAAGCGATCAGAACGATAATCACCGCGGCCGCCATGAAGCAGGGCAAGCGCGCGGTGCTGGAAATCATCGAGTAA
- the rpsP gene encoding 30S ribosomal protein S16 produces the protein MVKIRLTRIGRRKIPVYRIVVIDSKKARDGKYIENVGHYDPRTKEVKIDRDRIEYWISKGAQPTVRVAKIIAKDSNKEIEKEKELEPDKEEGKGGSDEGTN, from the coding sequence ATGGTAAAAATTCGACTCACAAGAATAGGCAGACGAAAAATACCGGTCTACCGCATAGTTGTTATCGACTCGAAGAAGGCAAGAGACGGCAAATACATCGAGAACGTTGGCCATTACGATCCCCGGACCAAAGAAGTAAAGATCGACCGGGATCGCATTGAGTACTGGATCTCAAAAGGCGCTCAACCTACTGTCAGGGTGGCTAAAATAATCGCTAAAGACAGCAACAAGGAAATTGAAAAAGAGAAAGAGCTAGAACCAGATAAGGAAGAAGGTAAAGGAGGTTCTGATGAAGGAACTAATTGA
- a CDS encoding prolyl oligopeptidase family serine peptidase, producing the protein MTLILIAIISAGGQAVCDADSDWFYLPPSPVPDSTSGIQPVLSPALIILSCTGAGRADLDSLTFVADSLNLVLATCHASKNHRSANLNDADIMKTTEKLLTKYPVDASRVYVYGFSGQGVQAMLALFIHPDVFQGLVSACGHAGTLSMAQWQALGKSGKAIYLISRKKDWNLEQNRYLHDLFRANDIRDTLVILKGEHSPPPAREVFRACQWLLVDFNKSP; encoded by the coding sequence ATGACACTTATCTTGATCGCGATAATAAGCGCCGGTGGTCAAGCTGTCTGCGACGCTGATTCGGATTGGTTTTATTTGCCTCCATCCCCGGTTCCAGATTCGACTTCCGGGATCCAACCCGTCCTCTCCCCCGCGCTGATCATCCTGAGCTGCACCGGCGCCGGCAGAGCAGACCTTGATTCCCTGACCTTTGTTGCCGACAGCTTGAACCTGGTATTGGCCACCTGTCACGCGAGCAAAAATCATCGGAGCGCAAACCTTAACGATGCGGATATCATGAAGACAACGGAGAAACTGCTCACGAAATACCCGGTCGACGCGTCCCGCGTGTATGTTTATGGTTTCTCAGGCCAGGGTGTTCAGGCAATGCTGGCGCTGTTCATACACCCGGATGTCTTCCAGGGGCTGGTTTCGGCGTGCGGCCATGCGGGAACCTTATCCATGGCCCAATGGCAGGCATTGGGCAAAAGCGGTAAAGCTATATACCTGATATCCCGGAAAAAAGACTGGAATCTCGAGCAGAACCGATACCTCCACGACCTGTTCCGCGCCAATGACATCCGCGATACATTGGTAATACTGAAAGGAGAACATTCTCCTCCGCCGGCAAGAGAGGTTTTTCGAGCTTGCCAGTGGCTTCTAGTGGATTTTAACAAATCCCCATGA
- a CDS encoding DUF5668 domain-containing protein — MGCGLFFAFLMIFTGAWIWASNYGITFFSFYRDWPVLIVIIGLWIFLKLRRRRFWKQKSRE; from the coding sequence ATGGGCTGCGGTCTGTTTTTTGCGTTTTTGATGATCTTTACCGGTGCGTGGATATGGGCGTCCAACTACGGGATCACATTTTTTTCTTTCTACCGCGACTGGCCCGTATTGATCGTAATCATTGGCTTATGGATCTTTCTAAAACTGCGTCGCAGAAGGTTCTGGAAGCAAAAAAGTAGAGAATAA